A genomic window from Flavobacterium sp. I3-2 includes:
- a CDS encoding ABC-F family ATP-binding cassette domain-containing protein, producing MVILQNISYIHQNKDLLFSDINLTVNNREKTALIGNNGVGKSTLLKIIAQELQASNGLLNIESKPYYVPQIFGQFNHLTIAQALRIEDKLNALKEILNGNTSEENFNLLNDDWTIEERCKEALNYWQLDDLDLSLKMETLSGGQKTKVFLAGISIHQPELILLDEPSNHLDIASREILYQFVQNTKSTLIVVSHDRKLLNLLNSVCELNKHGIKVYGGNYDFYKKQKQIENNALTQDIQSKEKALRKAKEKERETIERQQKLDSRGKGKQEKSGVARIMMNTLRNNAENSSSKLKSVHAEKIGGITQDLHELRTSLPDIDKMKFGFDNSALHKGKVLFRATNLNFAYDTKLLWNNHLNFEIASGERMALKGKNGAGKTTLIKLILGDIETPIGTIYKADNKTVYIDQDYSLLDNKLSVYAQAQQFNITAMPEHEIKIRLNRFLFSKDDWDKSCNALSGCERMRLLLCCLMINSKSPDIIILDEPTNNLDIQNVEILTTAINEYQGTLIVVSHDETFLEQIKIEGAIVL from the coding sequence ATGGTTATTTTACAAAACATTTCATATATACATCAAAACAAAGATTTACTGTTTAGCGACATCAATTTAACAGTAAACAATCGCGAAAAGACTGCATTAATCGGCAACAACGGAGTAGGAAAATCTACTTTGCTCAAAATTATCGCTCAAGAATTACAAGCTTCAAACGGTTTATTAAACATTGAAAGCAAGCCGTATTATGTTCCACAAATTTTTGGACAATTCAATCATTTAACCATTGCGCAAGCATTGCGAATTGAAGACAAATTGAATGCTTTGAAAGAGATTTTAAACGGAAATACAAGCGAAGAAAATTTCAATTTACTGAATGATGATTGGACCATCGAAGAGCGTTGCAAAGAAGCCTTGAACTATTGGCAATTAGATGATTTGGACTTATCGCTAAAAATGGAAACCTTAAGTGGTGGACAGAAAACAAAAGTATTTTTGGCGGGAATTTCTATTCATCAACCCGAATTAATTTTGTTAGACGAACCGAGCAATCATTTGGATATTGCAAGTAGAGAAATCTTATATCAATTTGTTCAAAATACTAAAAGCACCTTGATTGTTGTAAGTCACGACAGAAAATTGCTCAATTTATTGAACAGCGTTTGTGAGTTAAATAAACACGGAATTAAAGTGTACGGCGGCAATTACGATTTTTATAAGAAACAAAAGCAAATTGAAAATAATGCCTTAACTCAAGATATTCAAAGTAAAGAAAAAGCCTTGCGAAAAGCGAAAGAAAAAGAGCGCGAAACTATAGAACGACAACAAAAGTTAGACAGTCGCGGAAAAGGTAAACAAGAAAAATCGGGTGTTGCACGCATAATGATGAACACCTTGCGAAACAATGCTGAAAATAGCAGTTCCAAATTAAAAAGTGTTCATGCAGAAAAAATCGGTGGCATAACGCAAGACTTGCACGAGCTTCGCACTTCCCTACCCGATATTGATAAAATGAAATTTGGATTTGATAACTCTGCCTTGCATAAAGGAAAAGTTTTGTTTAGGGCAACCAATCTTAATTTTGCTTACGATACAAAACTTCTTTGGAACAATCATTTGAATTTTGAAATTGCAAGTGGCGAAAGAATGGCTTTGAAAGGAAAAAATGGTGCTGGAAAAACAACTTTAATCAAGCTTATTTTAGGTGATATTGAAACTCCAATAGGAACAATTTACAAGGCAGATAACAAAACGGTTTATATTGACCAAGATTATTCTTTGCTCGACAATAAATTGAGTGTTTATGCACAAGCGCAACAATTTAATATTACGGCAATGCCAGAACACGAAATTAAAATCAGACTCAACCGCTTTTTGTTTTCAAAAGACGATTGGGATAAATCGTGCAATGCGTTGAGTGGCTGCGAAAGAATGCGTTTGTTACTTTGCTGTTTGATGATTAATAGTAAATCGCCTGACATTATTATTTTGGACGAACCAACTAATAATTTGGATATTCAGAATGTAGAAATTTTAACAACTGCCATCAACGAATATCAAGGAACATTGATTGTTGTATCGCACGATGAAACATTTTTGGAACAAATAAAGATTGAGGGAGCGATTGTTCTTTAA
- a CDS encoding tyrosine-protein phosphatase codes for MTTQETSRILPIKGGFNFRDLGGIPTKDGKTIKRNLLFRTDELSNLQPIDLELLAQLNIQTVVDFRTDFERSQSIDKVPTTCKNQIHLDILAANMESFMTEIQKGISDFKPLLMNFYKEMVLSDDAIKEYSAFFKVLENHENSSIIYHCTAGKDRTGVATALILEALNVNWNEIESDYMLSNVFLKTKYQTYISQNPALADVFLVQPTYLKNAFEAINETYQSVENYLKAVLKVDLELMKNIYLE; via the coding sequence ATGACAACACAAGAAACAAGCAGAATATTACCGATAAAAGGCGGATTCAATTTTAGAGATTTAGGTGGAATTCCTACAAAAGATGGTAAAACAATAAAACGCAATTTACTATTTAGAACAGACGAATTAAGTAATCTACAACCTATAGATTTAGAATTGTTAGCTCAACTAAACATTCAAACAGTTGTAGATTTTAGAACAGATTTTGAAAGATCTCAATCTATTGACAAAGTTCCTACCACATGTAAAAACCAAATTCACTTGGATATTTTAGCTGCTAATATGGAGTCTTTTATGACAGAAATTCAAAAAGGAATTTCCGATTTTAAACCTCTTTTAATGAATTTTTATAAAGAAATGGTTTTAAGTGACGATGCAATAAAAGAATATTCGGCTTTTTTTAAAGTACTTGAAAACCACGAAAACTCTTCGATTATTTATCATTGTACAGCTGGAAAAGATAGAACCGGAGTTGCTACAGCATTAATTCTTGAAGCTTTAAATGTGAATTGGAATGAAATCGAATCAGATTATATGCTTTCAAACGTATTTTTAAAAACTAAATATCAAACGTATATTTCTCAAAATCCAGCTTTGGCGGATGTATTTTTAGTTCAACCTACTTATTTAAAAAATGCATTTGAGGCAATCAATGAAACGTATCAATCTGTTGAGAATTATTTAAAAGCAGTATTAAAAGTAGATTTAGAATTGATGAAAAATATTTATCTTGAATAA
- a CDS encoding two-component regulator propeller domain-containing protein — MHKIKLIFLIFILSLNVSCFEKKSTEQEITKPKLETNSKTDTLKFTSGIRAIFQDSKGNYWFGSHNEGLSLYDGKSFEYFKNKEGLFDNQVRSVQEDKNGKIWIETAKGISVYDNGTIKTYTTSFNNPIFNWNETNGDLWFYAGEEDGVNRFDGEHMKYLIFPKPKNKDYYNSYGVTGISKDKNGKIWIATYAALFNYDGNLVHIFDNYKLNLKDDEYLHIRSVLADSKGQIWIGNNGIGVILLKGDSIIHFSKEQKKLIPINEFKTNTKSEQFNKNTGLQSVFAIEEDSYGNIWFGDRDSGAWKFDGKTLTNYKIDSKLNSQMIWSIYQDQNKNLLFGMAEGAVYKFNGKTFEKHF, encoded by the coding sequence ATGCACAAAATAAAATTGATTTTCTTGATTTTTATATTGTCACTAAACGTTTCTTGTTTTGAAAAGAAATCTACTGAACAAGAAATAACTAAACCAAAGTTGGAAACGAATTCAAAAACCGATACCTTAAAATTTACTTCAGGAATACGTGCTATTTTTCAAGACAGTAAAGGCAATTATTGGTTTGGAAGTCATAATGAAGGGCTTAGTTTATATGATGGTAAATCATTTGAATATTTTAAAAACAAAGAAGGTCTATTTGATAACCAAGTTCGTTCTGTTCAGGAAGATAAAAATGGTAAAATTTGGATTGAAACAGCAAAAGGAATAAGTGTATATGATAACGGAACTATTAAAACCTACACAACAAGTTTTAATAATCCAATTTTTAATTGGAATGAAACCAACGGAGATTTATGGTTTTATGCAGGAGAAGAAGACGGTGTAAATCGGTTTGACGGCGAGCATATGAAATATCTTATTTTTCCAAAACCTAAAAATAAAGATTATTACAATAGTTATGGCGTAACTGGTATTTCAAAAGATAAAAACGGTAAAATTTGGATTGCAACCTACGCTGCATTATTTAACTATGATGGTAATTTGGTACATATTTTTGATAACTATAAATTAAATCTAAAAGATGATGAATATTTGCATATCAGAAGTGTGTTAGCAGATTCAAAGGGTCAAATTTGGATTGGAAATAATGGAATTGGTGTAATACTTTTAAAAGGAGATTCTATAATTCATTTTTCAAAAGAACAAAAAAAATTAATTCCTATTAACGAATTTAAAACTAATACTAAATCAGAACAATTCAATAAAAACACAGGATTGCAATCTGTTTTTGCTATAGAAGAAGATTCATACGGAAATATTTGGTTTGGAGATAGAGATTCAGGAGCTTGGAAATTTGACGGTAAAACGTTAACAAATTATAAAATTGATTCAAAGTTAAACTCTCAAATGATTTGGAGCATTTACCAAGACCAAAACAAAAATTTGCTATTTGGAATGGCTGAAGGTGCTGTTTATAAATTTAATGGGAAAACATTTGAAAAACATTTTTAA
- a CDS encoding DUF6642 family protein, translated as MNFAEESYKLYCLQNTSELEENPELNVFFMLEKLTLNFGITNVYKNFDSIESFQESLETLVYTDRNFKEYELIYLILSGKNGTIEIDGYLYSFEEIAEVFQGKLNNKILHFANTKDLNLDEETAQYFLDITGAKAISGYTNNSPIFSNILDYHYFKLYQVYDNIFELIEKLFEQQYALCTNMGFRLYY; from the coding sequence ATGAATTTTGCAGAAGAGAGTTATAAACTTTATTGCCTACAAAACACTTCCGAATTAGAAGAAAATCCCGAATTAAACGTTTTCTTCATGTTAGAAAAACTAACTTTAAATTTTGGTATTACAAATGTTTATAAAAATTTTGACAGTATTGAATCATTTCAAGAAAGTTTGGAAACTTTAGTTTACACAGATAGAAATTTCAAAGAATATGAATTGATTTATCTAATTCTTTCAGGAAAAAATGGCACTATTGAAATCGATGGATATTTATATTCTTTTGAAGAAATCGCCGAAGTATTTCAAGGAAAACTAAATAATAAAATTTTACACTTTGCCAACACTAAAGATTTAAATTTAGATGAAGAAACAGCACAATATTTTTTAGACATTACTGGCGCCAAAGCAATTTCTGGCTATACAAATAACTCCCCTATTTTTAGTAATATTTTAGATTATCATTATTTTAAACTCTATCAAGTATATGATAATATTTTTGAACTCATCGAAAAGTTATTTGAACAACAGTACGCACTTTGCACAAATATGGGTTTTAGACTATACTATTAA
- a CDS encoding DUF4240 domain-containing protein: MNLNAKDYISEQEFWNIIEQSEKGKNLEHILMPITRQEIIGYVYWWIYFNKISYRQDLWAVAYTVLGGCSDDGFDYFRFWLVARGKEVFYEALENADSLCNEFLNLSDDEYPEAEDFDYAYINVFNQRFGEDSFYSDEECDFDYTRPEIVFTWNEDDEESIRNIIPKTFDKWWGNDIF; the protein is encoded by the coding sequence ATGAATTTAAATGCAAAAGATTATATTTCAGAGCAAGAATTTTGGAATATTATTGAACAATCAGAAAAAGGTAAAAATTTAGAACATATTTTGATGCCAATTACAAGACAAGAAATCATTGGTTATGTTTATTGGTGGATTTATTTCAATAAAATTTCATATCGTCAAGATTTATGGGCAGTTGCCTATACTGTTTTAGGAGGTTGTAGTGATGATGGATTTGATTATTTTAGATTTTGGCTAGTTGCCAGAGGAAAAGAAGTTTTTTACGAAGCATTGGAAAATGCCGATTCGTTATGTAATGAATTTTTAAATTTATCCGATGACGAATATCCAGAAGCAGAAGATTTTGATTATGCTTATATCAATGTTTTTAATCAACGATTTGGTGAAGATTCTTTTTATTCAGATGAAGAATGCGATTTTGATTATACTCGTCCAGAAATTGTTTTTACTTGGAATGAAGATGATGAAGAAAGCATTCGTAATATTATTCCAAAAACATTTGATAAATGGTGGGGAAATGACATTTTCTAA